The stretch of DNA aaatttaaaaatttagaaatttaaaatataaaattttatattttaaatttcataaatcaAGTTATATCTTAaacttgaaatttcaaatttaaaattttgaaatttgattttttaaatttaacatctaaatttaaaattttgcattttaaaatttaaaatttaaaatttaaaatttaaaattttgtattttaaattttaaattttaaaattttgtattctaaattttattatatttttaaaatttaaatttaaaaattaaaatttaaacttaaaaatctaaattttattatatttttaaaatttaaatttaaaatttgagttcaaaatcagaatcataTTTGAAGATGTAAATATTAGTTACTTCTGCTTTTGggcttctaaaataaaaaaattaatttaagaatCAGAATGAGAAtcagattttgaaaaataatttaccaAATGCTCGCTCGAACGAGAATTCATTTTTGGATCTAAAATCATTTTTCAGAATCTAAGCCAAACACCTccttatattattttctattagcaCGGATTAACcttatatctacttaatttgatccataaattgatattttataattaaatatgatactaaataataatatacacatattttatttcataataaaatttaaaataataattaaatatttataatgttaTGTTTGATGTCATTAGTTCATATGGAACTCTTGACctagaaatatttttgaatcACTATTTTGacctgatttttaaaatattggcaGCGATTGTTTCAATTTAAGTCCGACCGTCAGCAGCATTCCAGTCTGATTCCGACTAAGACTCGAGATGTTCAGACTTCAGACGCGGGCCTCCTGAAAATCTCCTCCAAGTTAAATCTGATCATCATCAGCGGGGTGTTTTATTAATTTACGATAATttagatctaataattttaaaaacaccTGGAAGAGTGAAAGAGAGCGCAAAGAGCTCCTCAGTTTCCCCTTACTAACTAACGGGAGAAAGCCCCATGTGCGACTCCCctcctccttttcctttctccGCCGACGCCTTTCCTACACTTGCTGCAGGTGACTGTGAGACgactattctattctattctattctattctattctattcttaCTATTTACATGCTCTAAACTAGTTGATTGCCACTCCGAAGCTCTTGTTATCTTTTTTGGGAAAAGAAATGGGCTGAACTTCGTGACTTTCTTTCGAATCTACGTACGGGTTTGTGATTCAATCCTCTTATCCAGGATATATAGATTTCTGTTTCTGTAGATGGTCGTCGGGTTGTATTTCTGTGCTTTCGGCTCGTCCGGCTGGAGATTGACGTCGAAATCCCGGAGAAAACTGCACTGATCTATTCCAGCCACAATAACTTTACTTTCTGAAGAGTTTAGGGCAACTCAAAGTTACCACATGCTTGTTTATTGCAGTAGTATATGTATACGCTATACATACCCCTATTAGAGAGACCGGGATATCATTCATCCCAACAACTAGTTTTTATGTAGgacatattttttttccttttcaagttGTGCTCCTTGGTGGTGCCCATCCTTTGAATTAAACAATCATTTCGCTTTCGCTCGCCCGTTCATGATCGGTCTGTGGTTGTCATGAACCTGTCCTCCTCCTGGAAACGTCCTTCCCGCCCTCCAATCCAGAGTCATTGCCGGAATTCTTTCAGCTGGGCTCAGACTTTGAGGGCTCTCTGCATATCTGGAAGACTATTTGAGGCGGTAGAGCTCTTGTGCCGGAGAAGGTCGTCGCAGGATCACCGGACATATGCTCTTCTGCTGCAGGAGACCGTCAACAGGAAAGAAGCAAAGCTTGGGAAAAGGATTCACGCCCACATTATCACCACTGGGTTCACCCCTAACGAGCATCTCAGGACTAAATTGTTGATTTTCTATGCCAAAATTGGTGAGTTGCTTGTCGCACGCCACCTGTTCGATAGGACTCCCGGGGCACAAAGAGGTATAGTCTCGTGGAACGCAATGATATCGGGCTATGTGCGAGCGGGCCTCGAGCGAGAAGGCCTCAACCTCTATCGTTCGATGCGGCTGGTCGGCTTGGAGCAGGATCAGTTCACATTCGTGTCCGTTTTCAATGCTTGTGCCAAGCTAGCAATGCTGGAGCACGGAAGACGAGCACATTGTCTGATGATCAAAAGAAGCGTCAAGGCTAATGTCATTGTGAGCACTGCCCTCATGGATATGTATCTCAAGTGCAGTAATCCGCACGATGGCCGCCAGGTTTTCAAGAGCTCATTCGAGAGAAATGTCACCATGTGGACGGCTTTGATATCGGGCTATGGGCAGCACGGGTATGTTACGGAGGTGCTTGAGCTGTTCGACCAGATGATCAAAGATGGTTTTCGGCCAAATCATGTGACCTTTCTTGCTGTTCTTTCAGCTTGTGCCCACGGAGGCCTGATCGATGAAGGAtggaaatatttttattccatGACAAAAGAATATGGAATTACGCTGAGGGGACAACACTGTTCAGCAATAGTAGACATGTTGGGGCGGGCTGGGAGATTGATTGAAGCCTACGAGTTTGCGAAGAGGTTGCCTTGTGACAGACACTCTGTGATTTGGGGAGCTCTCGTTGGTGCCTGCAGGAAACATGGAAATATGGAGTTGGTTAAGTTTGCTGCTAAGAAATTTTTCGAACTGCAGCCTGAGAATGCTGGCAAACTTGTAGTTTTGTCAAATACTTTTGCAGCTTGTGAGATGTGGAAAAGTGTGGCTGACATTCATGGAATGATAAGCTTATTAGGGATGAAAAAAGACCCTGCGTGGAGCTCCATTGAACTTCGAGGGGAGGTCCATACATTCCTTGTTGGAGATAAATCTCATGAACAAATTGCAATGATATATGAGGTGAGCAATGCTTTAGCTCGCAGTTTAGCACAAGGAGCTTATGCTGCTGATGTAGAGGTTAATGTATTCACATGACAGACAACATGTCCACCATCTAAGTTTGCGAGCTTCTTCTCTCATGCGATCTATAATCAGGACTACTCATGATTAGTGAAGCTATTATTTGATCAATGAATTGCGAAGTCTGAAATGTTCTATAAGTTATCTTGAAAGACAAGGCTTGATGGCCAAGCCAAGAGAGTGTAAAGCGGTCTATTTATCCTTGAATTAAGCTTGAGGAAAAACGATTGCGAAGATAACACAGATCCATCTATTATAAGTGGTATCCAAATACATGTTTCCAGAGGATGATAAGATGGAAACATTTAATGGTAGCTGCCGGCTAACACAGTGCAAACCCAAGTGCCAACATGATTTTTGCGCAATAGGGGAGCAAGGCAAATATGCTATCAAGGCAACTAAAATTGTTGCATCCAGTTTTTGAAGAGGTTATCAATTCTCTGTTTTGACCAAAATTGATGACTAACGGCTTGGAGTTGTCAGCTTTGATAAGGTTATAGGTGGGTAATTTGCTGTATATATTTAACATAGTAGTGAAATAGATATTTAATGTAGTAGTGAAATAGATGATCTCTTAGCATCCAATAAGCTGTCTGAATTCCAAAGAGCCAACCTTGCAGCAGCTAATGTGCTGCCTAGGTTGATCCAAGCTAGCTAATATTAGGTTATAGTTGGGTTTATATTTTGAGCAAGAGGAAATATACAGATTGAGAGAGCTAAGGCAGCTAGAGAGGCAAAAGTTCAGGTTTTCACACCGCCAAAAATAGTGCCAAAACACTGCCACAGTGCCACTGCATAAGACAGATGCATGAGAAGAGAGCAGTTCTGCCTACTAAAAACCTCTCAAAGTATTTGTTCTTCCTACTCTTAGGGCTCGTTTGGTTCattcattttggatatggaatgggaatcggtttgatcaaatccgattaattttgtttggtttacaggaatcggtttgggattcctattccggactggaatgggaatggcccattagccttcaaacTGATTCCGGCCTCCAAGCCCGGAGTGAGATTTCATTCCCGAAGCCCATTGGGTTCCCGAAGCCCCCCGAAGCCCATTGGGTTGCGATTCAATACCCAAAGCccaaaaggttttctgtaattaacACACTAGAATTGCAATTCCCAATTAGCTTCCCAATTGCGATTCAATACCCAAAGCCCATTGggttccggactggaatgggaaaaATGTACATAGACCCCCTGTAAAACGACtctttaattgatttttttatgatttttttcttgcataaaagtttttaaaaataaatttgattttttttttttgaaaaactcaTTAGAgactaatattatatttttcataaattttaaataatataatattatatttgagtGTTAAATAGTATTAtgatatcctataattttttagtttatatgaaccaaacaatggaatgggaataactcattccaattcccaatccacaaatgaACCAAACGTCTTCGGGGAGTGGACCATTCCAATTGCCATTCCAATTTATTCCCATTCCactatccattccaattccatccttgaaccaaacaagcccttatagTCCAAACAAGTATAGTCCACCTTCATGTAGTTCCAAATGCTGCTAACTCTCCAATGCATTCAAATTCCTATGTAATGCATTTGTGTTCAAAGGATCTTGTTTTTAAGCAAGTGAATGCACAGATTAAAATTTAGTGAACAAAGTGTAACTAGACCAATTGTGCTAGGATCATCCTGGACTCATGGTACACAAGAGATGTTGTCAGATTGTTTCATCAAGTCGATATGTGGATTAGTTGAGCCCCACCTTGTAATTGTTGACTTGTTCCAATCTTGCAAGGAACCACTGTTAAGAAAAGACTTTTTCCAAATGATAGAGAGATTAATCCCATCCACTGCCCTGCTTCAGTTCCACTAACTAGTCtgttaagaaaagaaaaaaagcaaaaaaaaagagtttctaGCTCGATGCTACTTGGAGAGCATGTCATGTTCCTGTTTTTCTTTCCTTGTTTGCTTTTGGTTATGCTTCTTCTTTTGTTGGGATTAATGGGCATCAGCTCTTTACTCAAATGAAAAGAAATTCCTAACCAATAAGGTTTACTCAAGTGATCTTGCTCTTGTCAATGGCTTGGATGCTAAGACTTCCAGTCAAAAGTGCCATCAACACCTTAAAATCTCCCGCCAATCTCTCCCATTAACTTACTGATACCACGCCCCCCACTAACATGGCAGCATTATGAGTTCTTCTATGAATATCTTCAGGGCAGAAGTATGTTATGTATATGCACATCAATGTTTATTTTCTAGCGATATTCTATTATCTTAGCTGCATATGTTGTAACCTGGTTCTTCAATCTCTTTGCCTTTGTTTTTCTCTTCCTGCATCTCTATTGGTAGGTTAGGTCCTGTGCAATGATACATGTGATTGGATGACAACAGGAAATTTCTACTGTGAGACATGGCGTGCTCCAAAAGATGGAGTGTGACCTACACCAAACACATGAAGCAGAAGAGAAAAATTTATCAGGATGGGGTACTTGAACTCAATGCTTCAGGTGACAAGGTATATCTACGCCTGCCAAATCCCCTGCGAAGAAGTGTATTTTCTGATGCAACTAATCTCATGCTATTGACTTTGGATTCTTGTGATGCTAGTTTTGCTTCAAGAACTCATGCAAGTTTCTTATCAATGATCTGGATTTGTTGCATTACTATTTCCTGGAAAAGTTGTCTTATTTGCTTTCTTGTCAGAGAGGTTCTTGTGCTTTTGTCATCTGTTTGACCTTGTTATGCAACTAAAAATTGGTGATTGCATTGATTGTAACATTTGTAGAAGTTCATGGATGCAATAGTCTATCTAATTTATTGTATC from Ananas comosus cultivar F153 linkage group 18, ASM154086v1, whole genome shotgun sequence encodes:
- the LOC109724191 gene encoding pentatricopeptide repeat-containing protein At4g16470-like, with the translated sequence MNLSSSWKRPSRPPIQSHCRNSFSWAQTLRALCISGRLFEAVELLCRRRSSQDHRTYALLLQETVNRKEAKLGKRIHAHIITTGFTPNEHLRTKLLIFYAKIGELLVARHLFDRTPGAQRGIVSWNAMISGYVRAGLEREGLNLYRSMRLVGLEQDQFTFVSVFNACAKLAMLEHGRRAHCLMIKRSVKANVIVSTALMDMYLKCSNPHDGRQVFKSSFERNVTMWTALISGYGQHGYVTEVLELFDQMIKDGFRPNHVTFLAVLSACAHGGLIDEGWKYFYSMTKEYGITLRGQHCSAIVDMLGRAGRLIEAYEFAKRLPCDRHSVIWGALVGACRKHGNMELVKFAAKKFFELQPENAGKLVVLSNTFAACEMWKSVADIHGMISLLGMKKDPAWSSIELRGEVHTFLVGDKSHEQIAMIYEVSNALARSLAQGAYAADVEVNVFT